Below is a window of Candidatus Zixiibacteriota bacterium DNA.
ACTATTAATTATTAATTACTGTAAGCTATGCAACTTTTATTTGCTTAATATGAAGAGTATGCTTACATTCATTCATCAAAAAAAGCTTAAGGAGATAGTATGACAGAGAAGATGAAAAAGAATTTAAATGAACTAACGCGATTGGTAAAAGAGATTAGCCTGCTTGGTTCATGTCAGGCTGTTTTAGTTTGGGATGAACGCACCTATATGCCAAAAAAGGGAGCTGAAAATCGCTCTGAACAATCAGCTTTAATTGCTGGCATGTGCCATGAAAAATTCGTCTCACCGAGAATAGGCGAACTGTTGGCTGAAATTGCAGGCAGCGGCGAATTGGATGACCCGTTGTCATCGGATGCTGTGAATGTTAGAGAATTACAGCGGTCTTACGATAAGAAGATAAAAATCCCAAAGACGCTTGTTGAGGAATTATCAAAAACAACCACATTGGCCGAACATGCCTGGGTTGAAGCCCGTCAGAAATCAGACTTCAGCATGTTTTCACCCTGGCTGACTAAGGTAATTAATTTGAAGCATAAGGAAGCGGAAGCGGTAGGTTATAATAAAGAACCGTATGATGCGCTCTTGGATGATTACGAACCGGGTGAATCGACAGAGAATCTGAGGGAAGTATTCGATAAGCTGCGTTCCGATTTGGTCGAGCTTGTTGGAGCAATTGCCAGTTCCGGCAAAAAACCGGATATATCAATAATCGAACGCGACTACGCAGTCGACAAACAGGAGATATTCAACAAAGCGGCGGCGGCGGCTATCGGCTATGATTTTGATGGCGGCCGACTGGATATTACCACTCATCCGTTTTGCATCGGCATAGGCCCCGGGGATGTTCGTATAACCACGCGTTTTAATCCAAAACATATCGGGCAAGCGTTATTTGGTGTACTGCATGAGGCTGGCCATGGTATGTATGAACAGGGACTCGACCCAAAATATACCGGTTTGCCTATGGGCGAAGCTGTTTCGCTTGGCATTCATGAATCGCAATCCCGCATGTGGGAAAATATGGTTGGACGTTCGAAATCTTTCTGGGA
It encodes the following:
- a CDS encoding carboxypeptidase M32, which gives rise to MKKNLNELTRLVKEISLLGSCQAVLVWDERTYMPKKGAENRSEQSALIAGMCHEKFVSPRIGELLAEIAGSGELDDPLSSDAVNVRELQRSYDKKIKIPKTLVEELSKTTTLAEHAWVEARQKSDFSMFSPWLTKVINLKHKEAEAVGYNKEPYDALLDDYEPGESTENLREVFDKLRSDLVELVGAIASSGKKPDISIIERDYAVDKQEIFNKAAAAAIGYDFDGGRLDITTHPFCIGIGPGDVRITTRFNPKHIGQALFGVLHEAGHGMYEQGLDPKYTGLPMGEAVSLGIHESQSRMWENMVGRSKSFWEYFFPRARQIYWESLSDVNLDDFYFAINDVKPSFIRVEADEATYNLHILLRFEIEHAIFSGEVKTDDIPSIWNEKFAQYFGITPPDDARGCLQDVHWGAGLIGYFPTYTLGNLYAAQFFAKAKEDLGDLDDQFARGSFEELLNWLRKNIHKQGQRYHSNDLVIKTTGKQLSHEYLMNYLWDKYKPLYGI